GTGACCCGCGGCCAGGTCACCGTGCGGGTGGCGTCGGCGAGCCCGTTGAGCGCGAGCGGGATCGCCGAGGTCGGGATCTCGAGCGCGGTGGCGAACTGGGCGGCACCCTGCTGGAGCTCACGCTCGGCCGCCTCGGCGGGCAGCCCGATCTCGTGGGCCATCTCCTCCATGGTCACCGCGGCGAGCTGGGTGAGCAGCAGCGCCTTGCGCTGGACGACGGGCACGGCGCCGAGCGCCTCGAGGGTACGGCGGGTCTCCTCGCCGAGGTCCTTCTTGCGGTGCCAGGGCCGGGTGCTGGCGCGCCGCAGCGCCTTGCGCCAGGCGTCCGGTCGCACCGCGGACTCCGGCTCGGACAGCCGCCCGGTCTTGCGCCAGTGGTGCCAGGACACGACGAACGCCTCGCGCACCGCGCTCCGGGCGACCGCCAGGTCGCCGGTCAGGGCGAAGGTCTGCAGCAGCAGCCGGTCGCGGGCGTCCTTGTAGAAGGCGTCGAAGCTGCTCGTCAGGTCCGCGCTGGAGACGTAGGCGGACCGGGGCTGCTCGGCGCTCGGGGTCACCTGGTCGTCCGCGGTCATGGCCGCACCAACCTACGCGGTCAGCGGTCACCGGCTCCAACCCGTGTCGCGGTGGCGGTCGTCTCGTCGTCGTGTCTCGGGGCTCCCCGGCGTGGCGGGCCGAACCGGCCGGTCCGGCGCGTGAAGATGGGCGGACCATGACGTCCCTCCAGTCGCCGCCGGCACGCCGCAGTGGACCCGGGCGCTCCGGGGCCGCCTCGGACGCCGACCTGCGCCGTCAGCTGGCCACGACCCGGCCGCTCGTGCCGACCGCCAGCATCGGCGGCATCGTCGCCGCGGGCGCGCCGCTGCTGGTCTGCATGGCGATCGCCGTCGTCGGCTGGTTCCTCACCGACGCCGGGGGCGAGGGCGCCCCCAGCGGTGCGCTGCGGGTGGGCGCCCACGGCTGGCTGATGGCGCACGGGTCCACCGTCGCGATCGAGGGCGTCCGGATCACCGCGATGCCGCTCGGCCTCACCCTGCTGTGCGCCTGGGTGGTGTGGCGGGTCGGGCACCGGGTCGGCGAGTCGATCTCCGGGCACGGCCCCGACGCCGACCGGATCGCCGACGGCGCCCGCGACCTCACCGTCCCGTACGCCGCCGGCCTGTTCGCCGTCGGGTACGCCGTCGTCGGCGTGCTCACCACGTCGATCGCCGCCACCGCCGCCTCCGCGCCGTCCGAGGCGCGGGTCGTGCTGTGGTCGGTCCTGCTCGGACTGGGGGTGGGCGGCCCGGCCATCGCGTTCGGCTCCGGTCGCGCGGCGATCTGGCTGCCCGTCGTACCCCCCGCGGTGCGCGACTCCGCCCTCGTCGCTCGGCGGATCCTGTCCCGCTGGGCGCTGATCTGCCTGGTCGCGCTCGTGGCGGGCTTCGTGCTCGACTTCTCCACGGCGGCCAACGTGGTCTCGCAGCTGCACGCCGACGCCGGCGCGGTGCTGCTGATGACCGTGCTGACCCTGCTCCTGCTCCCCAACGCGCTGCTCTTCTCCAGCGCCTACCTGGTCGGTCCGGGCTTCACCGTCGGCACCGGCACCACGGTCTCCACCACCGCGGTCGTGCTCGGCCCGCTGCCGATGTTCCCGCTGCTCGCCGCGCTGCCCGACCAGGGCTCCCAGCCGTGGTGGACCGACTGGCTGATGCTCACCCCGATCCTGCTCGCCGCCCTCGTGGCCGGCCAGGTCCAGCGCGACCGGCCGGTGCTCGCCTGGGACCGCGCCGCGATCCGCGGCTGCGCCGGTGGGATCAGCGCGGGCGTCGTGCTCGCGATCCTCTCGGGCTTCGCCGGCGGGGCCGTCGGGCCGGGCCGGATGCAGGACGTCGGGCCCTACGTCTTCGACGTCCTGCTCCACGCGATCACCTCGTTCGGCATCGGCGGCGTGGTCGGTGCGCTGGTCGTGTGCTGGTGGCAGCGCGACGCCGACGGCCGGGTCCGCTCGGCCCTGCGGGCCGTCCGTGCGCGGCTGCCGCGTCGTGGCTGACGGTTCGGAGGTCCTAGAATCCGGGCCGTGCCCGCCCGTCCTCGCATCGTCGTCCTCGTGTCGGGCTCCGGCACCAACCTCCAGGCACTGCTCGACGCCAGCGCCGATCCGGCGTACGGCGCCCGTGTGGTCGCCGTCGGCGCCGACCGTGACGGCATCGAGGGCCTGGCCCGCGCCGAGCGGGCCGGCATTCCGACCTTCGTGGCGAGGGTGAGCGACCACAGCAGTCGCGCGTACTGGGACCGCGCGCTGGCCGACAAGGTGGCCGCCTTCGAGCCCGACCTCGTGGTGCTGGCGGGGTTCATGAAGCTGGTGGGGGAGAAGTTCCTCGACCGCTTCGGCGGCATGACCGTCAACACCCACCCGGCCCTGTCCCCGTCGTTCCCCGGCATGCACGGTCCCGCGGACGCGCTTGAGTACGGCGTGAAGGTCACCGGCGCGACCCTGTTCGTGGTCGACGCCGGCGTCGACACGGGCGCGATCGTGGCCCAGACCGTCGTACCGGTGGAGGACGACGACACCGTCGAGTCGCTCCACGAGCGGATCAAGGTCGCCGAGCGCGCGATGCTCGTCGAGTCGGTCGGCCGGATGGCCCGCGAGGGGTTCACGGTCGAGGGCCGGCGGGTTCGCCTCGGCGGCTGAGCCGCCGTAGAATCGGCGACACACGACTGGCGCAGGTGGGCCACCACCAGGGAGTGACGAGTCGGCATCGATCGCCTGGGTGCCCTCATCGAGACGAACGACCGATGAGGAGCCCGATGTCCACCACGCCCGACCGGATCAAGATCAAGCGCGCGCTGGTCTCCGTCTTCGACAAGACCGGCCTCGACGAGCTGGTGCAGGGCCTCGCGGCCGCCGGCGTCGAGCTCGTGTCGACCGGCGGATCGGCCGCCCTCATCGAGGGCCTCGGCCTCCCGGTGACCAAGGTCGAGGACCTCACCGGCTTCCCCGAGTGCCTCGACGGCCGCGTGAAGACGCTGCACCCGCGCGTGCACGCCGGCATCCTCGCCGACCGTCGCCTGCCCGACCACGTCCGGCAGCTCGAGGAGCTCGAGGTCGCGCCGTTCGACCTGGTCGTGGTCAACCTCTACCCCTTCGCCGCGACCGTCGCCTCCGGCGCGGGCGTCGACGACTGCATCGAGAAGATCGACATCGGCGGTCCGTCCATGGTCCGCGCCGCCGCGAAGAACCACCCGTCCGTCGCGATCGTGACCGACGGCGCCGACTACGCGAAGGCCCTCGAGGCCGCGCAGGGCGAGGGCTTCACCTACGACGAGCGCAAGGCGCTGGCCGCCAAGGCGTTCGTCCACACCGCGACGTACGACGTCCAGGTCGCCTCCTGGATGGGCTCGGTGCTCACCGACTCCTCCGAGGGCACCGGTTTCCCGGCCTGGATCGGCGGCACCTGGGACAAGCAGGCGGTGCTCCGCTACGGCGAGAACCCCCACCAGCCCGCCGCGCTGTACCGCTCCGGCTTCGGCCCCGGCGGCCTCGCCGCCGCCGAGCAGCTGCACGGCAAGGAGATGTCCTACAACAACTACGTCGACACCGACGCGGCCCGCCGCGCGGCGTACGACCACGGCGACCTGCCGACCGTGGCGATCATCAAGCACGCCAACCCGTGTGGCATCGCCGTCGGCGCCGACGTGGCCGAGGCCCACCGCCGCGCCCACGAGTGCGACCCGGTCTCCGCCTTCGGCGGCGTGATCGCCACCAACGTGCCCGTCTCGGTCGAGATGGCCCGGCAGGTCGCGGAGATCTTCACCGAGGTCATCGTCGCCCCCGGGTACGACGAGGGCGCGGTCGAGGTGCTCCAGGGCAAGAAGAACATCCGGATCCTCGTCGCCGAGCCGCTGGCCCAGGGCGGTGTCGAGACCCGCCCGATCAGCGGCGGCCTGCTCCTGCAGCACGCCGACCGCTTCCAGGCCGAGGGCGACGACCCGGCCGGCTGGACGCTCGCGACCGGCGAGGCCGCCGACGAGGCCACCCTGGCCGACCTCGCCTTCGCCTGGCGCTCGGTCCGCGCGGCCAAGTCCAACGCGATCCTGCTCGCCAAGGACGGCGGCGCGGTCGGCATCGGCATGGGCCAGGTCAACCGGGTCGACTCCTGCAAGCTCGCCGTCGAGCGCGCCAACACGCTCGTCGAGGGCCCTGCCGGATTCGTCGAGCGGGCGCGCGGCTCGGTCGCGGCGTCCGACGCGTTCTTCCCGTTCTCCGACGGCCCGCAGATCCTGCTCGACGCCGGCGTGAAGGCGATCGTCCAGCCGGGTGGCTCGGTGCGCGACGAGGAGACCATCGCGGCGTGCGCCGCCGCCGGGGTCACCATGTACTTCACCGGCACCCGTCACTTCTTCCACTGAGCCCGACCGGCGCTCTGAGAGGATCGACCACGTGACTGCACAGAAGCTCGACGGCAACGCCACGGCGGCCGCCATCAAGGACGAGCTCCGCGTCCGGATCGAGAAGCTGCGCGAGCAGGGGATCACCCCCGGGCTCGGCACGGTCCTGGTGGGCGACGACCCCGGTTCGCGGTGGTACGTCAACGGCAAGCACAAGGACTGCGCGGAGGTCGGCATCGCCTCGATCCGCGTCGACCTGCCCGAGGTCGCCACGCAGGAGGAGATCGAGGAGGCCGTCGCCGGTCTCAACGCCGACCCTGCCTGCACCGGCTACATCGTCCAGCTCCCGCTCCCGCGCGGCCGTGACGAGAACCGGGTGCTCGGCCTGATCGACCCGGCCAAGGACGCGGACGGGCTGCACCCGACCAACCTGGGCTGGCTGGTGCTCGGCAACGAGGCGCCGCTGCCCTGCACGCCGTACGGCATCGTCGAGCTGCTGCGCCGCCACGACGTCCCGATCGCGGGCGCCGAGGTGGTCGTGGTCGGTCGCGGCATCACCGTCGGCCGCCCGCTCGGGCTGCTGCTCACCCGGCGCTCCGAGAACGCCACCGTGACCCTGTGCCACACC
This genomic interval from Nocardioides kongjuensis contains the following:
- a CDS encoding DUF6350 family protein; the protein is MTSLQSPPARRSGPGRSGAASDADLRRQLATTRPLVPTASIGGIVAAGAPLLVCMAIAVVGWFLTDAGGEGAPSGALRVGAHGWLMAHGSTVAIEGVRITAMPLGLTLLCAWVVWRVGHRVGESISGHGPDADRIADGARDLTVPYAAGLFAVGYAVVGVLTTSIAATAASAPSEARVVLWSVLLGLGVGGPAIAFGSGRAAIWLPVVPPAVRDSALVARRILSRWALICLVALVAGFVLDFSTAANVVSQLHADAGAVLLMTVLTLLLLPNALLFSSAYLVGPGFTVGTGTTVSTTAVVLGPLPMFPLLAALPDQGSQPWWTDWLMLTPILLAALVAGQVQRDRPVLAWDRAAIRGCAGGISAGVVLAILSGFAGGAVGPGRMQDVGPYVFDVLLHAITSFGIGGVVGALVVCWWQRDADGRVRSALRAVRARLPRRG
- the purN gene encoding phosphoribosylglycinamide formyltransferase; this encodes MRAVPARPRIVVLVSGSGTNLQALLDASADPAYGARVVAVGADRDGIEGLARAERAGIPTFVARVSDHSSRAYWDRALADKVAAFEPDLVVLAGFMKLVGEKFLDRFGGMTVNTHPALSPSFPGMHGPADALEYGVKVTGATLFVVDAGVDTGAIVAQTVVPVEDDDTVESLHERIKVAERAMLVESVGRMAREGFTVEGRRVRLGG
- the purH gene encoding bifunctional phosphoribosylaminoimidazolecarboxamide formyltransferase/IMP cyclohydrolase, which gives rise to MSTTPDRIKIKRALVSVFDKTGLDELVQGLAAAGVELVSTGGSAALIEGLGLPVTKVEDLTGFPECLDGRVKTLHPRVHAGILADRRLPDHVRQLEELEVAPFDLVVVNLYPFAATVASGAGVDDCIEKIDIGGPSMVRAAAKNHPSVAIVTDGADYAKALEAAQGEGFTYDERKALAAKAFVHTATYDVQVASWMGSVLTDSSEGTGFPAWIGGTWDKQAVLRYGENPHQPAALYRSGFGPGGLAAAEQLHGKEMSYNNYVDTDAARRAAYDHGDLPTVAIIKHANPCGIAVGADVAEAHRRAHECDPVSAFGGVIATNVPVSVEMARQVAEIFTEVIVAPGYDEGAVEVLQGKKNIRILVAEPLAQGGVETRPISGGLLLQHADRFQAEGDDPAGWTLATGEAADEATLADLAFAWRSVRAAKSNAILLAKDGGAVGIGMGQVNRVDSCKLAVERANTLVEGPAGFVERARGSVAASDAFFPFSDGPQILLDAGVKAIVQPGGSVRDEETIAACAAAGVTMYFTGTRHFFH
- a CDS encoding bifunctional methylenetetrahydrofolate dehydrogenase/methenyltetrahydrofolate cyclohydrolase gives rise to the protein MTAQKLDGNATAAAIKDELRVRIEKLREQGITPGLGTVLVGDDPGSRWYVNGKHKDCAEVGIASIRVDLPEVATQEEIEEAVAGLNADPACTGYIVQLPLPRGRDENRVLGLIDPAKDADGLHPTNLGWLVLGNEAPLPCTPYGIVELLRRHDVPIAGAEVVVVGRGITVGRPLGLLLTRRSENATVTLCHTGTVDLAAHVRKADIVVAAAGVPDIITGDMVKPGAAVLDVGVSRVDGKIAGDVAADVWDTAGWVSPNPGGVGPMTRAMLLANVVSMAEKQAANGKAAR